DNA sequence from the Cohnella herbarum genome:
TTGGTGATTACGTCCAAGGCGGGGTTTCCGACCGGAGAGGATCTTAACGCTCGGGGCGCATCGCGCCGGCATCTCTTCCTTTCCGTTGAGCAAAGTTTAAAGCGGCTAAAGACGGACCGTCTCGAGTTCTATTTTATTCATCGTTTCGATTCTTTAACGGCAATAGAGGAAACCGTACGCGCTCTCGACGACCTGCAACGGCAAGGGAAGATCCTATATCCTGCCGTCAGCAACTGGGCGGCGTGGCAAATCTCCACCGCTCTAGGGATTTCGATGAGGGAAAGCTTGGCTAGATTCGAGCTCGTTCAACCGATGTACAATCTCGTTAAACGCCAAGCGGAGGTCGAGATTTTGCCGCTCGCGGAATACGAGCAATTGGGAGTCATCAGCTACAGCCCGTTAGGCGGCGGACTGCTGACCGGGAAATACGGCGTCGGCAAGCGGCCGTCCTCCGGTCGTCTCGTGGATCAAGTCAACTATACGAAACGATACGAGGAGGAATCGTATTACGCGACCGCCGATCGCTTCAACGCTTACGCCGAAGAGCAAGGCGTTCATCCGGCTACGCTGGCAGTTGCGTGGGTAATGAGCCATCCGGGCATTACCGCTCCGATTATCGGGGCCCGCAATTTGGAGCAGCTCGAGCCGTCGCTCGCGGCGGTGGATCTCGATTTCAGGCGGGAGCAGCGCAATGAAATATCGGCGCTATCCATCGATCCTCCATTGGCGACGGACCGTAGCGAAGAAGCGGGGATTTAATAGAAAAGGGGTCGGCCGGAGGGAGTGACAGCCGGATTTCGAAGTCGCTTTTCCCGCGAAACAAAGAAATGACCGCCTTTCAAAGTTTATCCCTCCCGAAAAGATTGCTAAGATGGGCGGGAATCGAACTTCAGAGGAGGGTTAACAATTGTCTGCGGAACACTTGGTGTTAGTGCCTAGGCCGAGGGATATTCTTTATTCGCCAGGCACCTATGAGCTTGCGGAAGGAGGCTCTATCCGGATTGCCAAGGAAGCGAGTTCGGATTTGCATAAAATCGCCGAGAGAGTGAAAGGGATTATTCAACAGAATACGGGGTGCGTTTATCCTATTCAAACCGAAGCGGTGCCGGAAGAACATGGATTGGTTTTCGTGAAGCGGAGCGACCTTCCTACCGAAGGCTACGCGTTAAAGATCGGACCGCGAGGGATCGAAATCCGCTATTCGGACGATGCGGGCGCTTTCCATGCCGTCAGCACCTTCAAACAACTCGTCGCGCAGAGAGACGAAATCGGAAAGCTTCCTTTTCTGGAGGTGTCGGACTATCCGGATTTCGCGGCAAGAGGCATCATGCTGGACATAAGCCGGGACCGAATTCCGACGCTTGAGACGTTGTACCGGATCGTAGATCTCATCGCGGATCTGAAGCTCAACCAATTGCAGCTCTACATCGAGGGTTTTTCGTACGCCTACCCGTCTTTTCCGGACGTATGGCGGGACCGTACGCCGATTACCCCGGAAGAGATTCGGCTGCTGGACGTCTACTGCAGGAACAGATTCATCGATCTCGTTCCGAATCAGAACAGCTTCGGGCATATGACCCCGTGGTTGGTTCGCGAGGAGTTCAACGAACTGTCTGAAAGCCCGGAAGGCTGCATGGCCCCGTGGGGTTGGTATCATCCGACGACGTTAAATCCGCTCGATCCGAACGTCATAACGTTTCTCGAAAAAACGTACGACGATCTCTTGCCGGCATTTTCTTCCGGGTATTTTAACGTAGGGTGCGACGAAACGTTCGAATTGGGTCAGGGACGCAGCAAGCAACAATGCGAGGAACGGGGAAAAGGCGCCGTCTATCTCGATTTCCTATGGAAGCTGCATGAGTTAGTCGAGCGCAAAGGGAAAAAAATGATGTACTGGGCCGATATTATCGCGCACTACCCCGAGCTCATTCCGTCGCTGCCCCAAGACGCGATCGCTTTGGAATGGGGCTATGAAGCCGATCAGCCTTCTTCGGAAAACTGCGAGAGGCTGAGCCGAAGCGGTATCCCCTTTTATGTCTGCCCCGGGACTTCCTCTTGGAATTCGATTGCCGGCTTAACGGATAACATGAAGGCCAACTTGCGGAACGCAGCCACCCTCGGCAAGAAGTTCGGAGCGATCGGTTTCTTGAATACGGACTGGGGCTCCCCGAACCATTGGCAGCATCTTCCGGTCAGTTATCCGGGATTCATCTATGGAGCCGCCCTGAGTTGGGGAGTGGACTGCAATGCCGACGTTGACGTCGCAGGGTACCTGGACCGCTTCGTTTATCGCGACCTCAATCGCGTTATGGGTCGGTTTGCGCTGGACCTCGGCAACTACTACCGGCAGGAGAAGGAGAGCGCGTTCGACGGAAGCGGGATTTACCGGACGCTTTTCTACCATCGGCTCAAAGACGCGAACACGGAGTTGGATCGC
Encoded proteins:
- a CDS encoding aldo/keto reductase; amino-acid sequence: MKYRTVGKTGIQVSELCFGTMSFGGNADKETSKQLFYRCLDKGINFFDTANVYSSGVSEEILGELIAGKRDELVITSKAGFPTGEDLNARGASRRHLFLSVEQSLKRLKTDRLEFYFIHRFDSLTAIEETVRALDDLQRQGKILYPAVSNWAAWQISTALGISMRESLARFELVQPMYNLVKRQAEVEILPLAEYEQLGVISYSPLGGGLLTGKYGVGKRPSSGRLVDQVNYTKRYEEESYYATADRFNAYAEEQGVHPATLAVAWVMSHPGITAPIIGARNLEQLEPSLAAVDLDFRREQRNEISALSIDPPLATDRSEEAGI
- a CDS encoding beta-N-acetylhexosaminidase; this encodes MSAEHLVLVPRPRDILYSPGTYELAEGGSIRIAKEASSDLHKIAERVKGIIQQNTGCVYPIQTEAVPEEHGLVFVKRSDLPTEGYALKIGPRGIEIRYSDDAGAFHAVSTFKQLVAQRDEIGKLPFLEVSDYPDFAARGIMLDISRDRIPTLETLYRIVDLIADLKLNQLQLYIEGFSYAYPSFPDVWRDRTPITPEEIRLLDVYCRNRFIDLVPNQNSFGHMTPWLVREEFNELSESPEGCMAPWGWYHPTTLNPLDPNVITFLEKTYDDLLPAFSSGYFNVGCDETFELGQGRSKQQCEERGKGAVYLDFLWKLHELVERKGKKMMYWADIIAHYPELIPSLPQDAIALEWGYEADQPSSENCERLSRSGIPFYVCPGTSSWNSIAGLTDNMKANLRNAATLGKKFGAIGFLNTDWGSPNHWQHLPVSYPGFIYGAALSWGVDCNADVDVAGYLDRFVYRDLNRVMGRFALDLGNYYRQEKESAFDGSGIYRTLFYHRLKDANTELDRLNLPPLEREEYERVDEYVRRLRSLLEEADMRCDDAEWVKSEHANAIALILHGAKLGRIKHADLNEAERERAISGLAADLEGIVSEFERVWLCRNRAGGMKESLVRLDKLMEEYRTELHR